The genomic interval TTGGATTTCGGCTACACGCGATAGGTGACTATTGCGAAGGGGGTCTGTTGTCGAATTCTGTGACTTATGCCGGGGATGTCGACCCGGAAGAAGCGTTTGAAGCGCTCAGGGACCGACAGGACGCGATGCTCGTCGACGTGCGCACGCGCGCCGAGTGGTCCTTCGTGGGCGTTCCGGATCTTCGAGGCCAGGGCAAGGACGTTCTGCTGGTCGAATGGCAAGGGTTCCCGGCCGGCACACCGGTGCCGGACTTCGTGGCGACCCTGTCGGAGCAACTCGGCACGCGCGGCCTCGGACCCGACA from Polymorphum gilvum SL003B-26A1 carries:
- a CDS encoding rhodanese-like domain-containing protein; the protein is MSNSVTYAGDVDPEEAFEALRDRQDAMLVDVRTRAEWSFVGVPDLRGQGKDVLLVEWQGFPAGTPVPDFVATLSEQLGTRGLGPDTPIYFLCRSGVRSLHAAVAMTEAGYRACYNIAGGFEGPLDEAGHRGRLGGWKAVGLPWVQS